One region of Marivirga arenosa genomic DNA includes:
- a CDS encoding DUF1835 domain-containing protein, with protein sequence MSKIYHILNGDALKEQLPKEIEGEVIIARECLVDGELKGDTEEEFYHNRAEFLSKTYEEVNLQDYYQESVSEFEKIKSIPENSEVNLWFEEDLFCQVNLWYCVYLILNNTKSAHLHLILPIDSPYSFGHLNNSALIKCYKSKVVLVQADKISELWIHYRSGNIEALHKTALELKNKYTFILKAVEAHIASIPSEKHPGKPVETLQNIIEELGTYEFGPIFKEFSKREAIYGYGDLQVRKLLGDIKRKSY encoded by the coding sequence ATGAGCAAGATCTATCACATTTTAAATGGTGATGCCTTAAAAGAACAATTACCTAAAGAGATAGAGGGAGAAGTTATTATCGCCAGAGAATGTTTAGTAGATGGCGAACTAAAAGGAGATACAGAAGAAGAGTTTTATCATAATAGAGCTGAATTTTTAAGCAAGACTTATGAAGAAGTTAATTTGCAAGATTACTATCAAGAAAGCGTTTCAGAATTTGAAAAAATAAAATCAATCCCTGAAAATTCTGAAGTTAATTTGTGGTTTGAAGAGGACTTGTTTTGTCAAGTAAATCTCTGGTACTGTGTATATTTAATTTTAAACAATACAAAATCTGCTCATCTTCATTTAATTCTACCTATTGATAGTCCCTATAGTTTCGGTCATCTAAATAATTCAGCGCTAATAAAATGCTATAAAAGTAAAGTTGTTTTAGTTCAAGCTGATAAAATTTCTGAATTGTGGATTCATTATCGATCTGGAAATATTGAAGCATTGCACAAAACTGCTTTGGAACTTAAAAATAAATATACATTCATTCTAAAAGCAGTTGAAGCACATATTGCAAGTATCCCATCTGAAAAACACCCAGGAAAACCAGTGGAAACACTTCAAAATATTATTGAAGAATTAGGCACATATGAGTTTGGGCCCATATTTAAAGAATTCTCGAAAAGAGAAGCTATTTATGGTTATGGTGATTTACAAGTACGTAAACTCTTGGGGGATATCAAACGTAAATCATATTAG
- a CDS encoding DUF1801 domain-containing protein: protein MTEVEQYIFDLKINQREIMLYFHDLLAHQLELEDKIRYKIPFYYHKSWVCYMNPIKNGGVEVAFLRANELSNHQGILDFKGRKQVAGISFSNVDEIPRDHIYEIIQEALLLDESIPYTSKRKK from the coding sequence ATGACTGAAGTTGAGCAATACATATTTGATTTAAAAATCAATCAACGTGAAATCATGCTGTATTTTCACGATCTATTAGCTCATCAATTGGAGCTAGAAGATAAGATCAGATACAAAATCCCATTTTACTATCATAAATCTTGGGTTTGCTATATGAACCCTATCAAAAATGGTGGTGTGGAAGTAGCGTTTCTTCGTGCTAATGAACTTAGCAATCATCAGGGAATACTTGATTTTAAAGGCAGAAAGCAAGTTGCTGGTATTAGCTTTTCAAACGTGGATGAGATTCCCAGAGATCATATTTACGAAATTATCCAGGAGGCATTACTACTAGACGAAAGTATTCCCTACACATCTAAAAGAAAAAAATGA
- a CDS encoding M13 family metallopeptidase: protein MKKILTLSIAALILFACNSPSEKSEQTQKIIKIEDIDSTMNPGDNFFRYVNGIWYDSATIPETQAGVGAYRFMNYPQRLRLQNLLDSVSQTKNAEGSIEQMVGDFYASGMDMESINQKGYEPIKPILSKVESIIDVPSLMNFVAEQSKMYNNTIVGFYVGPDDKNSKINIAHAYQTGLGLPNRDYYFENNSSTLGIQKAYKDYVTTLFELSGVDEDEAKAFAKTVYEVEKNLAESHRTRVELRDVKANYNKMAVASLDEMHPNIAWSNLLNKMGASTDSIDVGQPEFYNKLNELLGSISIEDWKVYLKATTMRNYAAHLSKDFVDAEFAFTKVISGQAIQKTRGEKMASEVDNLLGEALGQLYVKKYFPESGKERMLELLENAQKAYSNRIDNLEWMTDSTKVKAKEKLFSITKKIGYPDEWREYESVEVKRNDYFANILSASKADYNYNLAKLGQPVNKKEWYTTPSTVTAYYNPSANEIVFPAGILQPPYFDYEADDALNYGGIGMVIGHELTHSFDDQGAQFDKEGNVNNWWTKEDYEKFRAKTQDVIDLYSSFTVLDTLHINGAMTVGENTADLSGLAVAYDAFKLTKQGQDTAKIDGFTPDQRFFMSLARIWRVKMKEEYLRLWIKTNSHSPPMWRVNGPLMNTPAFYSAFDIKEGDEMYLAEEERVAVW from the coding sequence ATGAAAAAAATTCTAACACTATCTATTGCAGCACTAATACTATTCGCTTGCAATAGTCCTTCTGAGAAATCAGAACAAACTCAAAAAATTATTAAAATTGAAGACATTGATTCTACCATGAATCCTGGTGATAATTTCTTTCGCTATGTAAATGGAATATGGTACGATTCTGCTACCATTCCAGAAACACAGGCAGGAGTAGGAGCTTATCGCTTTATGAACTATCCTCAAAGGTTACGATTACAAAACCTATTGGACAGTGTATCTCAAACTAAAAATGCAGAAGGAAGTATTGAACAAATGGTGGGAGATTTTTACGCTTCTGGTATGGATATGGAAAGTATAAACCAAAAGGGATACGAACCTATTAAACCCATTTTATCTAAAGTTGAATCCATAATAGATGTTCCTTCATTAATGAATTTTGTTGCAGAACAGTCCAAGATGTATAACAATACTATTGTAGGATTTTATGTGGGGCCAGATGATAAAAACAGTAAAATTAATATAGCTCACGCCTATCAAACTGGATTAGGTCTGCCTAATAGAGACTATTATTTCGAAAATAATTCTTCCACTCTTGGTATTCAAAAGGCATACAAAGATTATGTCACTACGCTTTTTGAATTGAGTGGTGTGGATGAAGATGAAGCTAAAGCATTTGCTAAAACAGTATATGAAGTAGAAAAAAATCTGGCTGAATCACACAGAACCAGAGTTGAACTAAGAGATGTTAAAGCTAACTATAATAAAATGGCTGTTGCAAGTTTGGATGAAATGCATCCCAATATCGCTTGGTCGAACCTTCTAAATAAAATGGGGGCCTCCACTGATTCAATTGATGTTGGACAACCCGAATTTTACAATAAACTGAATGAATTGTTAGGAAGCATTTCTATTGAGGATTGGAAGGTTTATTTGAAAGCTACAACTATGCGTAATTATGCCGCTCATCTGAGTAAAGATTTTGTTGATGCTGAATTTGCCTTCACTAAGGTGATTTCCGGACAAGCAATTCAAAAAACCAGAGGTGAAAAAATGGCAAGCGAAGTTGATAATCTTCTAGGTGAAGCTTTGGGTCAATTATATGTGAAAAAGTATTTTCCTGAATCCGGTAAAGAGCGAATGTTGGAATTGTTAGAAAATGCTCAAAAAGCTTATAGCAATAGAATTGATAATTTGGAATGGATGACGGATAGCACTAAGGTGAAAGCCAAAGAGAAGTTATTTTCTATTACTAAAAAAATTGGATATCCAGACGAATGGAGAGAGTATGAAAGTGTAGAGGTAAAACGTAATGACTATTTTGCTAACATATTATCTGCTTCAAAAGCAGATTATAATTATAACCTCGCAAAGTTAGGCCAACCAGTTAATAAGAAAGAATGGTATACCACTCCTTCAACTGTTACCGCTTATTATAATCCTTCGGCAAATGAAATCGTATTCCCAGCTGGAATTTTACAACCTCCTTATTTCGATTATGAAGCAGATGATGCTTTAAATTACGGAGGAATTGGAATGGTAATCGGTCATGAGCTGACTCATTCGTTTGATGATCAGGGAGCACAATTTGACAAGGAGGGAAATGTCAACAATTGGTGGACAAAAGAAGATTACGAGAAATTCAGGGCCAAAACTCAAGATGTTATTGATTTATATAGCTCCTTTACTGTTTTGGATACTCTCCATATAAATGGCGCCATGACAGTTGGTGAAAATACTGCAGACTTAAGTGGATTAGCGGTTGCCTATGATGCTTTCAAATTAACCAAACAAGGACAAGACACTGCAAAAATTGATGGCTTTACACCTGATCAACGATTTTTTATGTCATTAGCCAGAATTTGGAGAGTAAAAATGAAAGAGGAATATCTTCGATTATGGATTAAAACTAATTCGCATTCGCCACCCATGTGGCGTGTAAATGGTCCACTAATGAATACCCCAGCTTTTTATTCTGCTTTTGATATTAAGGAAGGGGATGAAATGTATTTAGCAGAAGAAGAAAGAGTAGCGGTTTGGTAA
- a CDS encoding PLP-dependent transferase gives MSENKVLNYIDDVVNNVPSDWLKLTTHRLDIYNEDLAKTEFLQHFNNLFEQGNSETSTLSELPTAYDYIRLGHPLSTVLEWSIAKLNGLKADQVISFASRTIPILAVLRKNLFDKKETILYYKGELPESLDLDTIQQTYNYTLKIQKIDSLDDIEKFSGSTIFFQATNDLGKVELNENIDFYINSHSQLGSVFMVNGAKNEAYIPAIQHVRRRETIAMTPQNSYSALQLIQGNKVASFDQTQFESNKKSVLDSIRKITASETKALLGSCGLSVQYAIMMGLIEHAMKQHPGKAIKIIVPPNCYGGTNDQARRVAAAVDNVDIMDLPVDGDNDMVQSTDKVLDEAAKLDAVPLIIAEIPTNPRVEVPDMEALRKALVKDRKTPNGENAIDPIFILDQTFCPNIQFLSEEGILSEVQVISYVSGSKFPSGGKCTAGYVTANRKAAHLMSSIEKHLKLCDNEATPLQTEILAEQLPSMNQRIEDAYKNTREFVNFIKETLPSAKINFVSEELAKEDFTPSVFSLDLPTKGNTDEEREEYKRALNQKLIDMMITEIPNESKYCVSYGQLKGCYWTIPATSTQGTTKEEDKDYIARVSVSPDLDLEKHKQVFADFVKSID, from the coding sequence ATGAGCGAAAATAAAGTCTTAAATTATATCGATGATGTAGTGAATAATGTTCCATCTGATTGGTTAAAACTTACTACTCACAGATTAGATATTTACAATGAAGATTTAGCAAAAACTGAATTTCTTCAACACTTTAATAACTTATTTGAACAAGGAAACTCTGAAACCTCCACACTGAGCGAACTTCCTACCGCTTATGATTATATTAGATTAGGCCACCCTCTGTCAACTGTATTAGAATGGTCAATCGCAAAATTAAATGGTTTAAAAGCCGATCAAGTTATAAGTTTTGCATCTCGCACTATTCCCATATTAGCTGTATTAAGAAAAAACCTATTTGATAAAAAAGAAACAATACTTTATTATAAAGGAGAGCTTCCTGAGTCCTTGGATTTAGATACAATTCAACAAACGTATAATTATACGTTAAAAATTCAAAAAATTGACAGCCTTGATGATATTGAAAAGTTTAGCGGGAGCACCATTTTCTTTCAAGCTACCAACGACTTAGGAAAGGTAGAATTAAACGAAAATATTGACTTTTATATTAATTCTCATAGTCAGCTCGGAAGTGTGTTTATGGTAAATGGTGCTAAAAATGAAGCATACATTCCTGCAATTCAGCATGTAAGAAGGAGGGAAACCATTGCTATGACTCCTCAAAATTCGTATAGTGCCTTACAATTAATTCAAGGAAACAAAGTTGCTTCTTTTGATCAGACACAATTTGAATCTAATAAGAAATCTGTTCTTGATTCAATTCGAAAAATAACAGCTTCCGAAACAAAGGCCTTATTAGGATCATGCGGATTATCAGTTCAATATGCCATTATGATGGGATTGATCGAACATGCCATGAAACAACATCCAGGCAAAGCCATAAAAATCATAGTGCCACCAAACTGTTATGGAGGAACAAATGATCAGGCAAGAAGAGTAGCCGCAGCTGTTGACAATGTTGATATTATGGACTTACCAGTTGATGGTGATAATGATATGGTACAATCAACTGACAAAGTTTTAGATGAAGCAGCAAAACTTGATGCTGTTCCATTAATTATTGCAGAAATCCCAACCAACCCTAGAGTTGAGGTTCCAGATATGGAAGCTCTAAGAAAGGCTTTAGTGAAAGATAGAAAAACACCTAATGGAGAAAATGCCATTGACCCAATATTCATATTAGACCAAACCTTCTGCCCTAATATTCAATTCTTAAGTGAAGAAGGTATTCTTTCAGAAGTTCAAGTGATTTCATATGTAAGTGGATCTAAATTTCCGAGTGGCGGTAAGTGCACAGCTGGTTATGTTACGGCTAATAGAAAGGCCGCTCACCTTATGAGTTCAATTGAAAAGCACTTAAAATTATGCGATAATGAAGCAACTCCTTTGCAAACTGAAATCTTGGCAGAACAATTGCCGTCTATGAATCAAAGAATTGAGGATGCTTACAAAAACACAAGAGAGTTTGTAAATTTTATAAAAGAAACTTTGCCTTCTGCTAAAATAAATTTTGTTTCTGAAGAACTGGCTAAGGAAGATTTTACTCCGTCAGTATTTTCCTTAGATCTTCCTACTAAAGGCAACACAGATGAAGAAAGAGAAGAATACAAAAGAGCTTTAAACCAAAAGCTTATTGATATGATGATCACAGAAATTCCAAATGAAAGTAAATACTGCGTGAGTTATGGTCAGCTAAAAGGTTGCTATTGGACTATTCCGGCTACCTCCACACAAGGAACTACTAAAGAGGAAGATAAAGACTATATAGCAAGAGTTTCTGTTTCTCCAGACTTAGATTTAGAAAAGCATAAGCAAGTATTTGCTGATTTTGTGAAAAGCATTGATTAA
- a CDS encoding ChaN family lipoprotein, whose product MKKLFFILYFLILSNVIFSQKQPYVIYKANGKEVSYEKMLKSLQKSYIILFGELHNNPIAHWLQYEVTADLHESKPLILGAEMLEADNQEALNLYLIDSLNYKGLDTLARLWPNYQTDYAPLVDFAKDKKLDFIATNVPRRYANLVYRKGFEALDSLSDEEKKWIAPLPIIFKPELPTYQNILKMMGEHGSPKLVMAQAIKDATMAHFILKNYSENHTFIHYNGAYHSDKYEGILWYLKQKRDDLNYATISTVSQVNINQLEEENLNKADFIICVDKDMTTTY is encoded by the coding sequence ATGAAGAAGCTCTTTTTTATACTTTACTTTTTAATTCTTTCAAATGTTATATTTAGTCAGAAACAGCCCTATGTGATTTACAAGGCTAATGGAAAAGAGGTTTCTTACGAAAAGATGCTTAAATCACTTCAAAAAAGTTATATCATCTTATTTGGAGAGTTGCATAACAACCCCATTGCACATTGGCTTCAATATGAAGTAACTGCAGATCTTCATGAATCTAAGCCGCTTATTTTAGGAGCAGAAATGTTGGAAGCTGATAATCAAGAAGCCTTAAATCTTTATTTAATCGATAGTTTAAACTATAAAGGCTTGGACACATTAGCCAGGCTATGGCCGAATTATCAAACAGATTATGCTCCGTTAGTTGATTTTGCCAAAGATAAAAAGTTAGATTTTATTGCGACTAACGTTCCAAGAAGGTATGCTAACCTAGTTTACCGAAAAGGATTTGAAGCGCTTGATTCACTTTCAGATGAAGAAAAAAAGTGGATTGCTCCTTTGCCAATTATTTTTAAGCCTGAATTACCAACCTACCAAAATATTCTGAAGATGATGGGAGAGCACGGCAGTCCAAAATTGGTCATGGCACAAGCCATAAAAGATGCAACTATGGCTCATTTTATATTAAAGAACTATTCAGAGAATCATACCTTTATTCATTATAATGGTGCTTATCATTCCGATAAATATGAAGGCATATTGTGGTATTTAAAACAGAAACGGGATGATTTAAATTATGCCACTATTTCAACTGTATCACAGGTAAATATTAATCAATTAGAAGAAGAGAATCTCAATAAAGCGGATTTTATTATTTGTGTGGATAAAGATATGACGACTACTTACTAA
- a CDS encoding alpha/beta hydrolase-fold protein, translated as MRNKIIVLLLLLIELNSAQSQDSESIIIGKKHTIHSNILDEEREYWISLPESYSNIENSYKEYPILIVLDGDAHFKSISGMLDYMSSGYNGNTRVPEMIVVAIQNVNRRRDFTPDKVVTVRENDTGGGENFLSFLEDELIPELDQKYRTIPYRILFGHSLGGLLATHAYMKEETLFNAFIAVDPSFGTWDANTMDQKIAAVTENSFDRYLYLATANWGKRNFTNRDRHLRLFEALNSKCDGQFPAKYEYFENENHGSVPPLAFYNAITSIFEGYGVYYRDINDSEQLVKHFELLSNRLSFEFNPPEFLVNRIAYYLLRSKDEKDRSEALKLFELNTKNYPNSFNAFDSLGEAFEALGENKKARQNYEKSIELNPKNQHAKMKIESLKKSK; from the coding sequence ATGAGAAATAAAATCATTGTTCTTCTATTATTACTGATTGAACTAAATTCAGCACAATCACAGGATTCGGAATCTATAATAATCGGCAAAAAGCATACAATACATTCTAACATTCTAGATGAAGAGCGAGAGTATTGGATTAGCCTTCCTGAATCGTATTCTAACATAGAAAACTCATATAAAGAATACCCCATATTGATTGTATTAGATGGAGACGCACATTTTAAATCAATCTCTGGAATGTTAGACTATATGAGTTCTGGATATAATGGAAATACCAGAGTACCAGAAATGATAGTGGTGGCGATTCAGAATGTAAACAGACGGAGAGATTTTACTCCAGATAAAGTGGTTACCGTTAGAGAAAATGATACAGGAGGAGGGGAAAACTTTCTATCCTTTCTGGAAGATGAACTTATTCCGGAATTGGATCAGAAGTATAGAACAATTCCTTATCGAATCCTTTTCGGTCATTCTTTAGGAGGCTTGTTAGCAACACATGCCTACATGAAAGAAGAAACCCTTTTTAATGCTTTTATTGCAGTAGACCCAAGCTTTGGAACCTGGGATGCTAACACTATGGATCAGAAAATAGCCGCTGTTACTGAAAATTCCTTTGATAGATATTTGTATCTCGCTACGGCTAATTGGGGGAAAAGAAATTTCACTAACCGTGATCGTCATTTGAGATTATTTGAAGCATTAAATAGTAAATGTGACGGTCAATTTCCCGCTAAATATGAGTACTTCGAAAATGAAAACCACGGTTCCGTACCTCCACTAGCTTTTTATAATGCGATTACATCCATTTTTGAAGGGTATGGGGTATATTATAGAGATATTAATGATAGTGAGCAACTAGTTAAACATTTTGAGTTGTTATCTAACAGGCTGTCCTTTGAATTTAATCCTCCAGAGTTTTTGGTAAATAGAATTGCATATTATTTACTTAGATCGAAAGATGAAAAAGATAGATCAGAAGCCTTAAAGCTTTTCGAACTAAATACTAAAAACTATCCTAATTCCTTTAATGCATTTGATAGCCTAGGTGAAGCTTTTGAGGCCTTAGGAGAAAACAAAAAAGCCCGTCAAAATTATGAAAAATCCATTGAGCTAAATCCTAAAAACCAACATGCAAAAATGAAAATTGAATCATTAAAGAAAAGTAAATAA
- a CDS encoding serine hydrolase domain-containing protein produces the protein MRATFLLLISSFLLSCSSEAQIYPNRNWALNQNPALDGWRDTERSTFMRYIIDSTNVTGLVIIHKGKIVFEYGDTEENSYIASCRKSILAILYGKYVENGQINLDKSLGELKIEDHAPLLEIEKSATIKDVISARSGVFLPGSNGGDFRRLAPKRGSVKPGSYWLYSNWDFNLAGYIFEKETKKNIYDEIEKQLVLPLQMQDWNRSLQLKNGNLEVSKFPAYHIWFSTRDMARVGLLMLRKGKWKDTQVIPKEWVKEMVTQRTSYQEAQKNAPILKEDGLDLGYGYMWWLIENTDDNKLKNAYSAQGALGQNITVYPEIDVVLAFKTKSEYQRRNSIQTQMKLIRKAVEIYNPN, from the coding sequence ATGAGAGCAACATTCCTCCTATTAATTTCCTCTTTTTTATTGAGCTGTTCAAGCGAAGCGCAGATTTATCCCAATAGAAACTGGGCACTTAATCAAAACCCTGCTTTAGATGGCTGGAGAGATACGGAACGATCAACTTTCATGCGCTATATCATTGATAGTACTAATGTTACAGGTCTTGTTATTATTCATAAGGGTAAAATTGTATTTGAATATGGAGATACAGAAGAAAACAGCTATATCGCATCTTGTAGAAAAAGCATATTGGCAATTCTCTATGGTAAATATGTGGAAAATGGTCAGATCAATTTAGATAAATCGCTAGGTGAATTAAAAATTGAGGATCATGCCCCTTTACTTGAAATTGAAAAATCAGCAACTATCAAGGACGTCATATCAGCACGTTCAGGCGTTTTTTTACCCGGATCTAATGGGGGTGATTTTAGAAGATTAGCCCCCAAAAGAGGTTCTGTAAAACCAGGAAGTTATTGGCTTTATAGTAACTGGGATTTCAATTTAGCAGGTTATATTTTTGAAAAAGAAACGAAGAAAAACATCTATGATGAAATTGAAAAGCAATTAGTGCTTCCTCTTCAAATGCAAGATTGGAATAGGTCTTTACAACTAAAAAATGGAAATCTAGAAGTATCGAAATTTCCTGCTTACCACATATGGTTTTCTACAAGAGATATGGCACGTGTTGGCTTATTGATGCTTAGAAAGGGAAAATGGAAAGATACGCAAGTTATTCCTAAAGAATGGGTGAAAGAAATGGTTACCCAAAGAACATCTTATCAGGAGGCTCAAAAAAATGCGCCTATCTTAAAAGAAGATGGACTTGATTTAGGCTATGGGTATATGTGGTGGTTAATTGAAAACACAGACGACAACAAACTTAAAAATGCTTATTCCGCTCAAGGTGCCCTAGGACAAAACATTACGGTTTACCCTGAAATAGATGTTGTTTTAGCCTTTAAAACAAAGAGTGAGTACCAAAGAAGAAATAGCATTCAAACTCAAATGAAACTGATAAGAAAAGCTGTTGAAATCTATAATCCAAATTAA